The Pseudomonas leptonychotis genomic sequence TATTGGTAGGCTTGGCGCTGCTACCCACAGATTGCTGCTCGCGCTCGGCCAGCAGCGCCTGCTGGCGTGCAGCCTCGGCTTCGCGGGCCTGGCGGGCGAGGGTTTCTTCGATGGTTTTCAGCACCCGCGCCAGGTTGGCTTGTTCCTGCTGGCGAGCCTTGAGCTTCTGGTCGCGGGCAGAGAATTCCTTGCTCAGCTTGGCCAGGGCCAGCTGGCGCTCTTTGCGCACGCTGGCGAGTTGTTCGCGGCGGCCATCCAGTGCGCTCTTCTGTTCCAGCAGTTGGCTTTGTTGGTTGACGATTTCCAACTCGACGTTGGTCAACTGGCGCAGGGTTTCATTGAAGGTGGCCAGTTGTTCCATGCGCGCTTCGCTGAGGTAGTCGTAGTAGGTCAAGGTGCGCGAGAATTTTTCCGGGTTCTGCTGGTTGAGCAGCAGCTTGACGTATTCCTGGCGGCCGCTCTGGTAAGCGGCACGAGCCTGGATACCGATCAGGCGTTGTTGTTCGAGGCGTGCGCCCTCAAGTTTTTTTTTCTCGCTATCGAGGCGCTGAATTTCCTCTTCGCTCTTTTTCAGGTCCTGTTGCAGGCCCTGAACCTGCTTCTCCAGCTGACCCATTTCGCTTTCGGTTTTTTTCAGGTCTTTCTGTACGCCGGATTTCTCCTGCTGCAGCTTATCGAGCAGTTGTTTCAGCTCACTGATATCGGCGCGTGCCGCGTCCAATTGCTTCTGCGCATCACTCTTCTCGTCGGCGAAGGCAGGCGTCAGCAACACAGTCAGCAAAATAAGGGCAAGGGCACGAAACATGGGGCTGGCAGTACCTGGATTAAGAACCTGCCTAGTATGCCTAAAAAATGGCTTGGAGCCATGCTTAACGTCACGTTGCTACGGCCCGCAGGCCAGGCATTGCACCTGGCTTGCGGGCTGTTGCTTAGCTCAGCTCGACGATGCTGCTGCCGGTCATTTCCGCCGGTACCGGCAGGCCCATTAGGGTCAGCAGGGTTGGGGCCACGTCGGCCAGCACGCCGCCTGGGCGGATAGTCGCCGGGCGCTTGCCTACATAGATAAATGGCACCGGCTCGCAGGTGTGTGCGGTGTGCGCTTGCCCGGTGCTTTCATCGGCCATTTGCTCGACGTTGCCATGGTCGGCGGTGATCAGCGCTTCGCCGCCGACTTTGTCCAGTGCCGCGACGATACGCCCCACGCAGCTATCCAGGCACTCCACGGCGGCTACGGCGGCAGCGAACACG encodes the following:
- a CDS encoding murein hydrolase activator EnvC family protein, whose amino-acid sequence is MFRALALILLTVLLTPAFADEKSDAQKQLDAARADISELKQLLDKLQQEKSGVQKDLKKTESEMGQLEKQVQGLQQDLKKSEEEIQRLDSEKKKLEGARLEQQRLIGIQARAAYQSGRQEYVKLLLNQQNPEKFSRTLTYYDYLSEARMEQLATFNETLRQLTNVELEIVNQQSQLLEQKSALDGRREQLASVRKERQLALAKLSKEFSARDQKLKARQQEQANLARVLKTIEETLARQAREAEAARQQALLAEREQQSVGSSAKPTNNGPLVSAGASFGGPFAKARGKLPWPVNGRLVARYGTPRGGDARTKWDGVLIGASAGSQVHAVHGGRVVFADWLRGAGLLVILDHGNGYLSLYGHNQSLLKDAGDIVKAGEAISTVGNSGGQDTSALYFAIRQQGRPIDPAQWCRAQG